Proteins from a single region of Sediminitomix flava:
- a CDS encoding M64 family metallopeptidase, whose protein sequence is MYLSILTFLLQIILPFNDLFTGQTCRMDVMHGGDRNTEWVALDEFRIEKEWAGTRTNLTNDLNLGTYRIQLIHKKDSSLIFSQGINGIFGEWQTTAEASLMQRAFHESFRFPEPKESVKVLIQKRDSLNNFETLTSFDLDPKHWRVNRENVYEKGLLKDIHISGNADKKLDILILSEGYQEEDLYKFFEDANRMSSALFKEEPFKSRKEDINIRALGIQSVESGISNPRAKEQVNSAFDLHFNSLGSDRYVLTYSNKKIREAIAHVPYDALIIVANEKKYGGAGLYNLWATVTSDNKLSDYVFVHELGHSLAGLGDEYYTSSVAYEIEPPKVEPWEPNLTALLSDTLKWAALVDEDTPIPTPWKKAEFDTFEENYPPMPSVLSTLEILDYMDEKGEKKQLLLQSSLYYDKVGAFEGGGYLSEKIYRPQVDCIMHTQNDVGFCKVCVHHLNKILDYYSEK, encoded by the coding sequence ATGTATTTAAGTATTTTAACGTTCTTACTGCAAATAATTTTACCTTTCAACGATCTTTTTACGGGACAAACCTGTAGAATGGATGTGATGCACGGAGGAGATCGTAACACGGAGTGGGTGGCTTTAGATGAATTCCGTATTGAAAAAGAATGGGCAGGAACGAGAACTAATCTTACAAACGATCTTAATCTAGGAACTTATAGAATTCAATTGATTCATAAGAAAGATTCTAGCCTTATCTTCTCTCAAGGGATAAATGGTATTTTTGGAGAGTGGCAAACCACAGCAGAAGCTAGCCTTATGCAACGTGCATTTCATGAGTCGTTTCGATTTCCTGAACCAAAGGAATCTGTAAAGGTTTTAATTCAGAAACGAGATTCACTGAATAATTTTGAAACACTCACTTCATTTGACCTTGATCCGAAACATTGGAGGGTGAATAGAGAAAATGTTTATGAAAAGGGGCTTTTAAAGGATATCCATATTTCGGGTAATGCAGATAAAAAGCTTGATATTCTAATTTTATCGGAAGGTTATCAGGAAGAAGATTTGTATAAGTTTTTTGAAGATGCAAATAGAATGTCTTCAGCCTTATTTAAGGAGGAGCCTTTCAAATCTCGAAAAGAAGATATTAATATTCGAGCTTTAGGAATTCAGAGTGTAGAATCTGGTATTTCAAATCCTAGAGCAAAAGAACAAGTAAATTCAGCTTTCGATCTTCATTTCAATAGTCTTGGTTCAGATCGTTATGTTCTGACATATTCCAACAAAAAGATTCGAGAGGCAATAGCACATGTTCCGTATGATGCTTTGATTATTGTCGCCAATGAAAAAAAATATGGTGGAGCAGGATTATATAATCTTTGGGCAACGGTAACCTCAGATAATAAGCTTTCAGATTATGTGTTTGTTCATGAACTTGGACATAGCTTGGCAGGATTGGGAGATGAGTATTACACTTCTTCTGTTGCGTATGAAATTGAGCCACCTAAAGTAGAACCATGGGAACCAAATCTAACAGCATTACTCTCTGATACTTTGAAATGGGCTGCTTTAGTGGACGAAGATACGCCGATTCCGACACCATGGAAAAAGGCTGAGTTCGATACTTTTGAAGAGAATTATCCACCAATGCCATCTGTGCTTTCAACTCTTGAAATACTTGATTATATGGATGAAAAAGGGGAGAAGAAGCAATTACTTTTACAATCAAGTTTATATTATGACAAAGTAGGAGCCTTTGAAGGAGGCGGCTACCTTTCTGAAAAAATATATAGGCCTCAAGTAGATTGTATCATGCATACACAAAACGATGTGGGTTTTTGTAAAGTTTGTGTGCATCACTTAAATAAAATACTAGATTATTACAGTGAAAAATAA
- a CDS encoding 7TM diverse intracellular signaling domain-containing protein: MKLFLLKTFTILQIIFFSGLSTFAQSSQYIQSKEGNNVIDLYWKDSQKPLGKDYKLSSGSTYEISSQLINTTENEEWVLLLESPNKKLYNPSYLEAVVRDSSNQVTYSTGYSGYYRSHKDRDIALLDKGVIIKLPQNVISNLTISIKNENGASLTPRFTISPKDKWLNEFKEYESSRNIFHGLVQGLLLFVALYNFILALFTRDKTYLYYALTAFFASIYFLYRSHLLHDYLITSNPTLIRFVWPTSVLAPLAHIMFIRYFVEMEKRMPLWDKVLKVVSAIGLATFIIEEAIMLFLKDEELVNLINTNAFIGLILVAIVTIFYILFSKNTLAYFLSFSTSWLLFGSLIAATTHNYDMIIYGFVIEMFILSLGLGYRQQQIQLERRLAQEELINQLQKNEELQEKVNKELADKVLERTMDIEQQKEEILAQSKHLEEANLEIAQQHSLLKQANVKITDSINYAKRIQSAMLPTQKQIQKIFNENVLFFRPKDIVSGDFYWTLEQDNKKFVAVVDCTGHGVPGALMSVIGYNLLSRIVKDRKITDPSEILYKMDEGIRDALKQEQTDVKDGMDMAICVIDEDHNELHFCGARNGLLYFKNNEIHELKGIRRSIGGYLGYNVHHFETSTVSLEKDMTFYMFSDGYQDQFGGDEKFKFTMKRFKKLLHENYQAPMDNQQFILKNTLEDWMDKGNEDQIDDILVLGFRL; encoded by the coding sequence ATGAAATTATTTTTGCTAAAAACTTTTACTATACTACAGATAATCTTCTTTAGTGGACTTTCAACATTTGCACAATCATCACAATACATTCAGTCTAAGGAAGGGAATAATGTTATAGATTTATATTGGAAAGATAGCCAAAAGCCCTTAGGGAAAGATTACAAGCTAAGCTCTGGCTCAACTTATGAGATTAGCTCACAATTAATAAATACAACAGAAAATGAAGAATGGGTTTTACTTTTAGAGTCTCCTAACAAGAAGCTATACAACCCCTCTTATTTAGAGGCAGTTGTAAGAGACTCAAGCAATCAAGTCACTTATTCTACTGGTTACTCAGGTTATTATAGATCACATAAAGATAGAGATATTGCATTATTGGATAAGGGAGTCATAATTAAACTACCTCAAAATGTTATTTCAAATCTTACGATTAGTATCAAGAATGAAAATGGTGCATCTCTTACCCCAAGGTTCACAATTTCACCAAAAGATAAATGGCTCAATGAGTTTAAAGAATATGAGTCTTCGAGAAATATATTTCATGGTTTAGTTCAAGGTCTACTTCTATTTGTAGCACTTTATAACTTTATCTTGGCACTCTTTACAAGAGATAAAACATATCTTTATTACGCGCTTACAGCATTTTTTGCCTCTATATACTTCCTTTATAGATCACATTTACTACACGATTATTTAATTACATCAAACCCTACACTCATTAGGTTTGTATGGCCTACATCAGTACTTGCTCCATTAGCTCACATAATGTTTATCAGATATTTTGTGGAAATGGAAAAAAGAATGCCTCTGTGGGATAAAGTACTTAAAGTTGTATCGGCTATTGGATTAGCTACTTTTATCATTGAAGAAGCGATCATGCTTTTCTTAAAAGATGAAGAGTTAGTTAACCTAATTAATACGAATGCTTTTATAGGGCTTATTTTAGTAGCAATCGTAACGATTTTCTATATACTATTCAGTAAGAATACGCTCGCTTATTTCCTTTCATTCTCGACTTCTTGGTTACTATTTGGATCCTTGATTGCCGCAACTACTCATAATTATGATATGATTATTTATGGCTTCGTGATTGAAATGTTTATTCTTTCACTTGGTTTAGGTTATAGACAACAACAGATTCAATTAGAAAGAAGATTGGCTCAGGAAGAACTCATTAACCAACTTCAGAAAAATGAAGAATTACAAGAGAAGGTAAATAAAGAATTAGCAGACAAAGTACTTGAACGTACAATGGATATTGAGCAACAGAAAGAGGAAATTCTAGCTCAGTCTAAACACTTGGAAGAAGCGAACCTTGAGATTGCACAGCAGCATAGTCTACTGAAACAAGCTAATGTTAAAATTACCGACAGTATAAATTATGCGAAGCGTATTCAATCGGCAATGCTTCCTACTCAAAAGCAGATTCAGAAAATTTTCAATGAAAATGTGCTTTTCTTTAGACCTAAAGATATCGTAAGTGGAGACTTTTATTGGACGCTTGAACAAGACAACAAGAAGTTTGTCGCTGTAGTAGACTGTACAGGGCATGGTGTTCCTGGTGCTTTAATGTCTGTAATCGGATATAACTTACTGAGTCGTATTGTAAAAGATAGAAAGATCACCGATCCTTCAGAAATTTTATACAAAATGGATGAAGGAATTAGAGATGCCCTAAAACAAGAGCAAACCGATGTCAAAGATGGTATGGATATGGCAATCTGTGTGATTGATGAGGATCATAACGAACTACATTTCTGTGGGGCTAGAAATGGTCTTCTTTACTTTAAAAACAATGAAATCCACGAACTTAAAGGAATTAGAAGATCAATCGGTGGATACCTTGGTTATAATGTTCACCATTTTGAGACCTCTACCGTTTCTCTTGAGAAAGATATGACATTCTATATGTTCTCAGATGGTTATCAAGATCAGTTTGGTGGGGATGAGAAGTTCAAATTCACGATGAAACGATTTAAAAAGCTTCTTCACGAAAACTATCAGGCTCCAATGGACAATCAGCAATTCATCCTAAAAAATACACTAGAAGATTGGATGGATAAAGGAAATGAAGATCAGATTGATGATATTTTGGTCTTAGGTTTTAGACTTTAG
- a CDS encoding M1 family metallopeptidase: protein MRLSRFGALMALVFSMPFFALAQENYNNSKFKQLDEKLPTPNEYRTGAGAPGHAYWQQRADYVIKAEVDETLRRLSGSETITYYNNSPDELTYLWVQLDQNVRAKDSDSHKINQTKMREKMSVNAFKKLEGFPDYDGGHKILSVNDAKGKKLPYTISKTMMRIDLPYALKSGKRVSFSIDWYYNINDRKLMDGRGGYEHFPEDGNDLYTITQWFPRMAVYDDVNGWQHKQFLGSGEFALTFGNYNVSITVPSDHIVASTGELQNPSAVLTPTQLKRFQKAKTAKRPVMIVTKEEAEENEKEKAQGTKTWVYKATNVRDFAFGSSRKYIWDAMGVKNMGKTVMAMSYYPKEAYALYSKYSTEVIAHTLNTYSKYTIPYPYPVAISVEADNGMEYPMICFNYGRTEKDGTYSERTKVGMISVIVHEVGHNYFPMIINSDERQWTWMDEGLNSFMEDVTLKEWEEGFPSYTSMYKPWLISYMKGENGRTMPIMTNSESIPQFGMNAYVKPAMALTVLRETVMGRELFDYAFKEYATRWAFKHPKPADFFRTMEDASGVDLDWFWRGWFYTTDYVDISIENVKMVEVDTKNPEKELAKKKEKRDAIPNITDMNNKKSGLVTRVKKRPYLEDFYNTYDELDVTADAKASYESYKKGLGKDEKEILYSKKYFYEVSFKNVGGLVMPLIIQFNYEDGSSEVRRIPAEIWKMGDEVVTKVFSTTKAVAEFSLDPYLETADADTENNVFPRKEQKSKFEVFKENKMGRGQSGGGNPMQKAKKKESK, encoded by the coding sequence ATGCGATTGTCTCGATTTGGAGCCTTGATGGCTTTGGTTTTCTCGATGCCATTTTTTGCATTGGCGCAAGAAAACTACAACAATTCTAAGTTTAAGCAGCTAGACGAAAAACTACCTACTCCTAATGAGTACCGCACAGGTGCTGGAGCCCCAGGTCATGCCTATTGGCAACAACGTGCTGATTATGTAATTAAAGCTGAAGTTGATGAAACTCTTCGTCGTTTGAGCGGTTCTGAAACAATTACATATTATAACAATTCACCTGATGAACTAACTTATTTGTGGGTTCAGTTGGATCAGAATGTGAGAGCAAAGGATTCTGACTCGCACAAGATCAATCAGACTAAAATGAGAGAAAAAATGTCAGTGAATGCATTCAAGAAACTTGAAGGTTTTCCTGACTATGATGGTGGACATAAAATCCTTTCTGTAAATGATGCGAAAGGGAAGAAATTACCATATACCATCAGTAAAACAATGATGAGAATCGATTTGCCATATGCTTTGAAGTCTGGTAAAAGAGTTTCTTTCTCAATTGATTGGTATTACAATATCAATGATAGAAAATTGATGGATGGTCGTGGAGGTTATGAGCATTTCCCTGAAGATGGAAATGACTTGTATACGATCACACAGTGGTTCCCTCGTATGGCTGTTTATGATGATGTGAACGGGTGGCAACACAAACAATTCTTAGGAAGTGGTGAGTTTGCTCTTACTTTTGGTAACTATAATGTAAGTATCACTGTACCATCAGATCATATTGTAGCTTCTACAGGTGAGTTGCAAAATCCATCAGCTGTTCTGACACCAACTCAGTTGAAGCGATTCCAAAAAGCAAAAACTGCTAAGCGTCCAGTAATGATTGTGACGAAAGAAGAAGCAGAAGAGAATGAAAAAGAAAAGGCTCAAGGTACTAAAACGTGGGTATACAAAGCTACAAATGTTAGAGACTTTGCTTTTGGTTCTTCTCGTAAGTATATCTGGGATGCAATGGGTGTGAAAAATATGGGTAAAACTGTAATGGCTATGTCTTATTACCCAAAAGAGGCATACGCTCTTTATAGTAAATACTCGACTGAAGTAATTGCTCATACATTGAACACTTACTCAAAATACACAATTCCTTATCCATACCCAGTAGCGATTTCTGTTGAAGCTGACAATGGTATGGAATATCCTATGATTTGTTTCAACTACGGTCGTACAGAAAAAGATGGAACATACTCTGAGCGTACTAAAGTAGGAATGATCTCAGTTATTGTTCATGAAGTAGGTCACAACTACTTCCCAATGATTATAAACTCAGATGAGCGTCAGTGGACATGGATGGATGAAGGTCTAAACTCATTTATGGAAGATGTTACTTTGAAAGAATGGGAAGAAGGTTTTCCTTCATATACATCTATGTACAAGCCTTGGTTGATCTCTTATATGAAAGGAGAGAATGGTAGAACGATGCCTATCATGACAAACTCTGAGTCTATTCCTCAGTTTGGAATGAATGCTTACGTGAAACCTGCGATGGCACTTACAGTTTTGAGAGAAACAGTAATGGGTCGAGAACTTTTTGATTATGCATTCAAAGAATATGCTACGCGTTGGGCATTCAAACACCCTAAGCCAGCTGATTTCTTCCGTACAATGGAAGATGCTTCTGGTGTAGATTTGGATTGGTTCTGGAGAGGTTGGTTCTATACTACTGATTATGTAGATATCTCAATTGAGAATGTAAAAATGGTTGAGGTTGACACAAAGAATCCTGAGAAAGAATTGGCGAAAAAGAAAGAGAAAAGAGATGCAATTCCAAATATTACAGACATGAATAATAAGAAGTCTGGTTTGGTGACGCGTGTGAAAAAGCGTCCTTATCTTGAAGATTTCTACAATACTTATGACGAATTAGATGTGACAGCTGATGCTAAAGCTTCTTATGAATCATATAAAAAAGGTTTAGGTAAAGATGAAAAAGAGATTCTTTACTCTAAGAAGTATTTCTATGAAGTATCTTTCAAAAATGTTGGAGGTCTTGTAATGCCTTTGATTATTCAGTTTAATTACGAAGATGGTTCTTCAGAAGTTAGACGAATTCCAGCGGAAATCTGGAAAATGGGTGATGAAGTGGTAACGAAAGTATTCTCTACTACAAAAGCAGTAGCTGAATTCTCACTTGATCCATACTTGGAAACAGCAGATGCAGATACTGAAAACAATGTTTTCCCTCGTAAAGAGCAAAAGAGCAAGTTTGAAGTATTTAAAGAAAATAAAATGGGTAGAGGTCAAAGCGGAGGAGGAAATCCAATGCAAAAGGCTAAAAAAAAAGAGAGTAAATAA